One stretch of Cervus canadensis isolate Bull #8, Minnesota chromosome 5, ASM1932006v1, whole genome shotgun sequence DNA includes these proteins:
- the SOWAHC gene encoding ankyrin repeat domain-containing protein SOWAHC: protein MEGSVKGRAQDLQAELEQPVGGAVGGSPEQRASVRGRPKEPEDEAGDRADPFDPVEGIPNAPLGRRPRGGPVGEGARPEALGDAPPTPRPGRTAPRDPAAGGSPQLRRGPGGADGAAAEEEGAGSLTLDPLEHAWMLSAADGRWDSLEGLLACEPGLLAKRDFITGFTCLHWAAKHGRQELLALLVRFAGQHRLPVNINARTSGGYTALHLAAMHGHVEVVKLLVGAYDADVDVRDYSGRKASQYLSPTTAEEIRTLVGALDEDEGESAAGSGGGRWRLSRVLPSHLISGRLSHALEDGGDHHHHLAEGLAASKAKEPSRKVSGSSSGRMKPRLNKIRFRTQIIHTTPSFRDPEQPLEEGEDEEEDRSLKGHSSSFKLRPKSNVFG, encoded by the coding sequence ATGGAGGGATCCGTCAAGGGCAGGGCTCAGGATCTGCAGGCCGAGCTGGAGCAGCCCGTCGGGGGCGCAGTGGGCGGGTCGCCCGAACAGCGCGCCAGCGTCCGCGGCCGCCCCAAGGAGCCAGAGGACGAGGCGGGAGACCGCGCGGACCCCTTCGATCCCGTGGAAGGCATCCCGAACGCGCCGCTCGGGAGGCGACCCCGCGGTGGCCCGGTGGGGGAAGGTGCGCGGCCCGAAGCGCTGGGCGATGCGCCCCCCACGCCGCGGCCGGGCCGCACCGCGCCCCGGGACCCCGCTGCAGGCGGCTCCCCTCAGCTGCGGCGCGGCCCCGGGGGCGCGGACGGCGCGGCGGCCGAGGAGGAGGGCGCGGGCTCGCTGACGCTGGATCCGCTGGAGCACGCGTGGATGCTGTCGGCCGCCGACGGCCGCTGGGACAGCCTGGAGGGGCTGCTGGCCTGTGAGCCTGGGCTGCTGGCCAAGCGCGATTTCATCACCGGCTTTACCTGCCTGCATTGGGCAGCCAAGCACGGCCGGCAGGAGCTGCTGGCCCTGCTGGTACGCTTCGCGGGCCAGCACCGGCTGCCGGTGAACATCAACGCGCGCACGAGCGGCGGCTACACAGCGCTGCATCTGGCGGCCATGCACGGGCACGTGGAGGTGGTGAAGCTGCTGGTCGGGGCCTACGACGCGGATGTGGACGTGCGTGACTACAGCGGCAGGAAGGCCTCGCAGTACCTGAGCCCGACCACCGCCGAGGAGATCCGGACGCTGGTGGGCGCCCTAGACGAGGACGAAGGCGAGAGCGCGGCGGGCAGCGGGGGAGGGCGCTGGAGGCTCTCGAGGGTGCTGCCCTCGCACCTCATCTCCGGCAGGCTCTCCCACGCTCTGGAGGACGGCGgggaccatcaccaccacctggCCGAGGGGTTGGCGGCGAGCAAAGCGAAGGAGCCGAGTCGCAAAGTCTCGGGCAGCTCTAGTGGGCGGATGAAACCCAGACTCAACAAAATCCGCTTCCGAACCCAGATCATCCACACCACACCCTCTTtcagagacccagagcagcctctggaggagggggaggacgAGGAAGAGGACCGGTCTCTTAAAGGCCATTCGTCCTCTTTCAAATTGAGACCCAAGTCCAATGTATTTGggtaa